A window of the Equus asinus isolate D_3611 breed Donkey chromosome 20, EquAss-T2T_v2, whole genome shotgun sequence genome harbors these coding sequences:
- the LOC123279030 gene encoding RNA polymerase II subunit A C-terminal domain phosphatase SSU72 like protein 3-like, whose protein sequence is MPSSPLKVAVVCKSNMNRSMEAHSILRKKGFSVRSFGTGSLVRLPGTAHNLPVVYNFTTTYKEMYNDLLRRDRQHYTRNGILHILERNERIKPRPERFQECHEAFDVIFTCGESIYDRVVEDLCAREQETFQPVHVINVDIQDTLEDATLGALLICELCQHLQHADDMEDSVDKLLLMVEEKRGKSFLHTVCFY, encoded by the coding sequence ATGCCCTCATCCCCGCTCAAGGTGGCTGTGGTGTGCAAGAGTAACATGAACAGGAGCATGGAAGCCCACAGCATCCTCAGGAAAAAAGGCTTCAGCGTCCGGTCTTTTGGAACTGGATCTCTCGTGAGGCTCCCTGGAACGGCACACAATCTTCCTGTGGTTTACAATTTCACAACCACATATAAAGAGATGTACAACGACCTTCtcaggagagacagacagcaCTATACCAGGAATGGAATCTTACACATcctggaaagaaatgagagaatcaAGCCCCGGCCAGAAAGATTTCAAGAGTGCCACGAGGCTTTCGATGTCATCTTTACCTGTGGGGAGAGCATCTATGACCGAGTGGTGGAAGATCTGTGTGCCAGAGAGCAGGAGACCTTCCAGCCTGTGCACGTGATCAACGTGGACATCCAAGACACCCTGGAGGATGCCACCCTTGGAGCTCTGCTCATCTGTGAGctctgccagcacctccagcacGCAGACGACATGGAAGACAGTGTGGATAAGCTGCTGCTCATggtggaggagaaaagaggaaagagcttTCTTCACACGGTCTGCTTCTACTGA
- the LOC106831721 gene encoding olfactory receptor 52B4-like, with amino-acid sequence MTTLNHTGVSHTVFRLLGIPGLEDQHMWISIPFFICYVVALLGNSLLIFIILTKSSLHEPMYLFLCMLAGADVVLSACTVPQALAIFWFHAGEISLDRCITQFFVTHCIFMSESGILLVMAFDRYIAICYPLRYSTILTHALIGKIGVAIFLRSYCTIFPIIFLLKRLTFWQNNVIPHTFCEHIGLAKYACNDIQVNIWYGLFVIVSTVVLDVLLIFVSYVLILRAVFRMPSQDARHKALNTCGSHVCVIILFYGPGIFTTLTQRFGRHVPPHIHISLANVCIVAPPMLNPIIYGIKTKQIREQVAHMLFPKQK; translated from the exons ATGACTACCTTAAACCACACTGGTGTTAGCCACACAGTCTTCCGCTTGCTGGGCATCCCTGGACTTGAGGACCAGCACATGTGGATTTCCATCCCCTTCTTCATTTGCTATGTTGTCGCCCTACTTGGGAACAGCCTGCTCATCTTCATTATACTTACAAAGAGCAGCCTCCACGAACCCATGTACCTCTTCCTCTGCATGCTGGCTGGAGCAGATGTTGTCCTCTCTGCGTGCACAGTACCTCAGGCCTTGGCCATCTTCTGGTTCCATGCTGGGGAGATCTCCCTAGATCGCTGCATTACTCAGTTCTTTGTCACACACTGCATTTTCATGTCTGAGTCAGGAATCTTGTTGGTGATGGCATTTGACCGCTACATCGCCATATGCTACCCCCTGAGATACAGCACTATTCTTACACACGCACTGATTGGGAAAATTGGTGTTGCAATCTTTCTGAGAAGTTACTGTACAATTTTCCCcataatatttcttttgaaaagattaacTTTCTGGC aaaataatgtcattCCACATACCTTTTGTGAACACATTGGCTTGGCCAAATATGCTTGTAATGACATTCAGGTGAACATCTGGTATGGACTTTTTGTCATAGTGTCAACAGTGGTCTTAGATGTCCTGTTAATTTTTGTTTCCTATGTGCTGATTCTCCGTGCTGTCTTCCGCATGCCTTCCCAAGATGCTCGCCACAAAGCTCTCAACACGTGTGGCTCCCATGTCTGTGTCATCATCCTCTTTTATGGGCCTGGGATCTTCACAACACTTACTCAGCGGTTTGGACGCCACGTTCCACCTCATATCCACATCTCGCTGGCTAATGTCTGCATTGTGGCTCCACCTATGCTGAATCCCATCATTTATGGTATCAAGACCAAGCAAATCCGAGAGCAGGTGGCTCACATGTTGTTTCCAAAGCAGAAATAA